The sequence below is a genomic window from Halolamina litorea.
ACCGGAAGCACGCTCGGGGCGTACTACGCCGCCGGCCCGTTCGGGCTCACGGCGGTCGGGCTGCTCGCGGTCGTCGCCGCGGTCGTCTCGCTCTCGGCCGGCCAGCCCCACACCGACGCCGTCACGGTCTCGGGGATCGCCGTCGTCGTGGCGGCCGGGGCGCTCCTGACGGCGGTCGTGTGGGTGCTGACGCTCGACTCAACAGTCCTCTTCGGCTTCCCGGCCCGATACGCGTGGATCGAGAACCACCGCTGGCTCGTGCTCGCGGGTGCGGTCGCACTCGCCGGCGCCTCGGGGCTGCAGGCCCGGGCCGCGCTGTAGGGGGCGCCGGTTTTTCGACCGCGTTTCACCGCGACGGTTATCCCTCCGAGCAGCCTACGGCCGCCGTGACTGACTGGCCCCCTCTCGACCCCACCGACGCCGAAGCCGTCGCGGAGCGGCGCGACGAGGTGGTCGCCGCCGTGGCGTCCCACGCCGGCGACATCGCCTACCAACTCGCGCTGCTCTCGGGCGGGGACTACGGTCGGACGACGTTCGATACGCCCGGCGGCGAATGGACTGTGAAACACGAGGCCGGCGAACTCGACTTCCTCAAGCACGACCCCAAGAGCGGCGACGAGGTGTACGTCGTCTCCACGAAGCGTCAGCCCGAAGCGGGTGCGCTGGCGGCGGCGCTCGAGGACTACCCGTCGTTCGTCGAGGCCTACAACGAGTACGTCGCCGAGGCCGAGTCGATACTCGCCAACGTGGAGGCCGACTTCCCCGACGCCGCGAGCACTCGCGACGCCGTCGCCGAGCGCCAGCGCGTGCTCGGACGGGTCGAGGAGGTCAGTGATCGGATCGCCGGCGAACTCCACCGCTTCGAGGGCGGCGATTACGGCACGTACTCCGAACGCATCGACGGGCTGAACTGGGAGCTCAACT
It includes:
- a CDS encoding DUF7548 family protein; amino-acid sequence: MDLEEPADAGKLAAVVAAVLALVTFAPLVLVTGTGSTLGAYYAAGPFGLTAVGLLAVVAAVVSLSAGQPHTDAVTVSGIAVVVAAGALLTAVVWVLTLDSTVLFGFPARYAWIENHRWLVLAGAVALAGASGLQARAAL